The following are from one region of the Vibrio rarus genome:
- a CDS encoding RnfH family protein, translating into MSIDSDMIHVEVVYALPNDQRVVSLVVNKELTVEQIIEQSGLLTLFPEIDLAINKVGVFSRNVKLDGLVRDNDRIEIYRPLLADPKEIRRKRAEQAANANRSK; encoded by the coding sequence ATGAGTATTGATTCTGATATGATTCATGTTGAAGTGGTTTACGCGCTGCCAAATGATCAGCGTGTGGTGTCATTAGTTGTTAATAAAGAGCTTACTGTTGAGCAAATTATTGAGCAATCAGGCCTATTAACCTTGTTTCCTGAAATAGATCTAGCGATAAACAAGGTTGGGGTATTTAGTCGCAATGTTAAGTTGGATGGCTTGGTGAGAGATAATGATCGAATTGAAATTTATCGACCACTGCTTGCCGATCCTAAAGAAATTAGACGTAAGCGTGCAGAACAAGCAGCGAATGCTAATCGTAGTAAGTAA
- a CDS encoding type II toxin-antitoxin system RatA family toxin yields the protein MPQVTRSALVSFSAEQMFNLVNDVARYPEFLPGCSGSKVHKVDETSMLASVDVAKAGIKKTFTTNNVLRVGRAIEMNLVDGPFKRLQGGWFFTPLDECACKVELKLEFEFSSRMIEMAFGKVFNELTSNMINAFTQRAKQVYPSYEY from the coding sequence ATGCCGCAGGTGACCCGTTCAGCATTGGTATCGTTTAGCGCTGAACAAATGTTCAATTTGGTCAACGATGTCGCACGTTATCCAGAGTTTTTGCCAGGGTGCTCAGGTTCTAAGGTACATAAAGTTGATGAGACGAGTATGCTGGCCTCCGTGGATGTGGCAAAAGCGGGGATAAAAAAAACCTTTACCACCAATAACGTATTACGTGTTGGTCGCGCTATAGAAATGAATTTAGTCGATGGGCCTTTCAAACGTTTACAAGGTGGATGGTTTTTTACCCCCCTAGATGAATGTGCATGTAAGGTAGAGTTAAAGTTAGAGTTTGAGTTTTCTAGCCGTATGATTGAGATGGCTTTTGGTAAAGTATTTAACGAATTAACGTCTAATATGATCAACGCCTTTACCCAGCGAGCAAAGCAGGTGTACCCAAGTTATGAGTATTGA
- the smpB gene encoding SsrA-binding protein SmpB has translation MAKKKSKTKATSNTIALNKKARHEYFIEDELEAGLELQGWEVKSLRQGKANIAESYVYIRDGEAFISGMSIIPLNQASTHIVANPTRVRKLLLSRKELDNLFGSINRDGMTLTALSLYWSRSWVKIKIGVSKGKKLHDKRTDLKDKDWARDKARVMKSKLR, from the coding sequence ATGGCAAAGAAAAAATCAAAAACCAAAGCGACTAGTAATACTATTGCGCTAAATAAAAAAGCCCGTCACGAGTACTTTATCGAAGACGAGCTTGAAGCTGGCCTAGAGCTCCAAGGTTGGGAGGTAAAATCTCTACGTCAGGGTAAAGCAAATATCGCCGAGAGCTACGTCTACATTAGAGATGGCGAAGCCTTTATCAGTGGTATGAGCATTATACCGTTAAACCAAGCATCGACACATATCGTAGCTAACCCTACTCGTGTGCGTAAGCTTCTGCTTTCGCGTAAAGAGTTGGATAACCTATTTGGTAGTATTAACCGCGATGGCATGACCCTAACAGCACTATCTCTGTACTGGTCACGTTCGTGGGTAAAAATAAAAATCGGTGTCTCTAAGGGTAAAAAATTGCACGATAAACGTACCGATCTTAAAGATAAAGACTGGGCTCGAGATAAAGCGCGAGTTATGAAGAGTAAATTGCGTTAA
- a CDS encoding IS630 family transposase (programmed frameshift), with protein sequence MNHDFQRLINATSNARLRVRYLAISHFIDGKNRTEIALYLKVSRVSVNKWVKAYLDDGLEGLQEKPHSGRPHRLTEEQRLQLKNHVTDHAINASGGRLQAKDIGLYIESNFGIKYQQSGVYRLLHEIGLSWITTRSKHPKQSIEAQEAFKKFQIETILKIPGHIHLKEVLVWFQDEARFGQRNTTTKIWAEKGTRPRAVQQQQFEYAYLFGAVCINTGEAEAIVSPLSNMEVMTKHLELISTATPTGKHSVVIMDQASWHQTYLANHFKNITIIHIPPYSPELNPIEQVWQWLRQYKLANRCFENYNDIVNSVCSAWNSFCEDKRRVQSLCFRDWTQLIN encoded by the exons ATGAATCATGATTTTCAACGTCTAATCAATGCCACATCTAATGCTAGACTTAGAGTTCGTTATCTTGCTATTTCCCATTTTATTGATGGAAAAAACCGCACTGAGATCGCTCTCTACCTCAAGGTTAGTAGGGTGAGTGTGAATAAATGGGTTAAAGCTTATCTAGATGATGGGCTTGAAGGACTTCAAGAAAAACCACACTCAGGAAGACCTCACCGCCTAACTGAAGAGCAAAGACTGCAGCTTAAAAATCATGTTACAGACCACGCTATTAACGCTAGTGGAGGTCGCCTACAAGCAAAAGACATTGGCCTCTATATAGAAAGTAATTTTGGAATAAAGTACCAACAATCAGGTGTTTATCGGCTACTACATGAAATAGGTTTAAGCTGGATTACGACTCGGTCTAAGCATCCGAAACAATCAATTGAAGCCCAAGAAGCTTTT AAAAAATTCCAAATCGAAACGATCCTTAAGATCCCTGGGCATATCCACTTAAAAGAAGTACTTGTTTGGTTTCAAGATGAAGCTAGATTTGGTCAACGCAATACCACAACCAAGATTTGGGCAGAAAAAGGGACTCGACCTAGAGCCGTTCAGCAGCAGCAATTCGAGTACGCTTATTTGTTTGGAGCCGTTTGTATCAATACGGGCGAAGCTGAAGCTATTGTTTCACCGCTAAGCAATATGGAGGTAATGACGAAGCACCTTGAATTAATCTCGACTGCGACCCCTACAGGCAAACATTCCGTGGTTATTATGGATCAAGCAAGCTGGCATCAAACATATTTAGCCAATCATTTTAAAAACATCACGATAATCCATATTCCGCCATACTCACCAGAATTAAACCCGATAGAGCAAGTTTGGCAATGGCTTCGACAGTACAAGCTAGCGAATAGGTGTTTTGAAAACTATAACGATATAGTGAACTCAGTATGTAGCGCTTGGAATAGTTTTTGTGAAGATAAACGCAGGGTCCAATCTCTCTGTTTTAGAGATTGGACTCAATTGATAAATTAA
- the cas4 gene encoding CRISPR-associated protein Cas4, whose amino-acid sequence MSIPSSLFRQYCFCPRIVYFQYILGLKVPSPLWVKQGIDYHVREQQLSQSRTLKRYDLNSAKIEFDVKLRSVKWGIHGLADAVIFLPEEALVIEFKLTCTKPTRGQILQMVAYAVMIEEQYDIGLKSGFISYELKGKVHRVEIKEELKITLSNAIKHIELMQKTQIMPDSSASQAQCGQCEYINFCNDRE is encoded by the coding sequence ATGAGTATCCCCTCCAGTTTATTTCGTCAGTACTGCTTTTGCCCTCGAATTGTCTATTTTCAATACATTCTTGGGCTCAAAGTACCAAGCCCTCTTTGGGTTAAACAAGGGATTGACTATCATGTGCGTGAGCAGCAACTAAGTCAGTCACGAACTTTGAAAAGGTATGATCTTAATAGTGCTAAGATCGAGTTTGATGTAAAGCTAAGGTCCGTTAAGTGGGGGATTCACGGCTTGGCGGATGCGGTGATTTTTTTACCAGAAGAGGCGCTGGTTATTGAATTTAAACTAACTTGCACCAAACCCACTCGTGGACAGATATTACAAATGGTTGCTTATGCGGTGATGATTGAAGAACAATATGATATTGGTCTTAAAAGTGGCTTTATTTCTTATGAATTAAAGGGAAAAGTTCATAGAGTAGAGATAAAAGAGGAGCTAAAAATAACCTTATCAAATGCAATTAAGCATATTGAATTAATGCAAAAAACGCAGATAATGCCAGACAGCAGTGCATCACAGGCTCAATGTGGGCAGTGTGAATACATAAATTTCTGTAATGACAGAGAATAA
- the cas2 gene encoding CRISPR-associated endonuclease Cas2 — protein MSKSLRYEVLVAYDVENNKQRKKLFEQLKDVGLEPIQKSVFWGFLNKAEERAVYRLFKKLDKESDKAFLVRAKLGSVIGKYGLGYQENDFQPPTSFEVL, from the coding sequence ATGAGTAAATCGCTTAGGTATGAAGTATTAGTCGCCTATGACGTTGAAAATAATAAGCAACGTAAGAAGCTATTTGAACAACTTAAAGACGTTGGATTAGAGCCAATACAAAAGTCGGTATTTTGGGGGTTTCTCAATAAAGCGGAAGAGAGAGCGGTGTACCGTTTGTTCAAAAAACTTGATAAAGAGAGTGATAAAGCCTTTTTGGTCAGAGCAAAGCTAGGCAGTGTGATTGGCAAGTATGGATTAGGGTATCAAGAGAACGATTTTCAACCGCCCACCAGTTTCGAGGTATTATGA
- the cas1 gene encoding CRISPR-associated endonuclease Cas1: MKHITVCDYGQFVGVTSERLTIKEDGVLVAEYPLSRIKTVTITKKGVSLSSNVIVQCAMRGIKLFVLDPFSHTLACVSGGQLHAVSKVRERQFKFLGSDEAKKLAQNLVVGKLKNQRVILNYFAKYKKKHNQSHACQLAASNLKTHIAKVQKIKIEKYDDWREVLLGYEGSGAAMYWKTLYEANLFPDSFSGRMGRGATDPINSALNYGYHILSSYVWHCLINSGLEIYQGVLHTQRAGKPSLVLDIMEVYRAWVVDRNVIKIADKLQKSGGLTPKIKKQLIASIHKTFATHYPYQGKKLKLETILQRQIYRLSGAFYGEKKYKPYIFRW, translated from the coding sequence ATGAAACACATAACGGTTTGTGATTACGGTCAATTTGTTGGTGTAACCAGTGAACGCCTAACTATTAAAGAGGATGGGGTGCTTGTTGCTGAGTATCCATTAAGTCGAATCAAGACCGTTACGATCACTAAAAAGGGTGTTAGCTTATCAAGTAATGTTATCGTTCAGTGCGCCATGAGGGGGATTAAGCTCTTTGTACTTGATCCTTTCTCACACACACTGGCTTGCGTTAGTGGTGGGCAGCTCCATGCGGTAAGTAAAGTACGAGAGCGGCAGTTTAAGTTTTTAGGGAGTGATGAAGCGAAAAAATTAGCTCAAAACTTGGTGGTTGGGAAGCTCAAAAACCAACGAGTGATCCTTAACTACTTTGCCAAGTACAAAAAGAAACATAATCAGTCTCATGCCTGTCAATTAGCAGCGTCGAACCTCAAAACCCATATCGCCAAAGTGCAAAAGATTAAGATTGAAAAGTATGATGACTGGCGTGAAGTATTGCTTGGTTACGAAGGCAGTGGTGCGGCTATGTATTGGAAAACATTATACGAGGCCAACCTTTTCCCTGATAGCTTTAGCGGTCGAATGGGTAGAGGTGCAACCGATCCCATTAACTCTGCTTTAAACTATGGTTATCACATTTTAAGCTCTTATGTTTGGCACTGTTTGATTAACTCTGGCTTAGAAATATATCAAGGTGTATTGCATACACAAAGGGCCGGGAAGCCTTCATTGGTACTAGATATTATGGAAGTGTACCGAGCGTGGGTTGTCGATAGAAATGTGATCAAGATAGCCGATAAGTTGCAAAAGTCAGGTGGACTGACGCCGAAAATCAAGAAACAGTTGATTGCTTCTATCCATAAAACTTTTGCTACGCATTACCCTTATCAAGGGAAAAAGCTCAAACTTGAAACCATTTTACAGCGTCAGATCTATCGCCTGTCTGGTGCTTTCTATGGTGAAAAAAAATACAAACCCTATATTTTCCGCTGGTGA